In Chanodichthys erythropterus isolate Z2021 chromosome 11, ASM2448905v1, whole genome shotgun sequence, a single window of DNA contains:
- the lrrc4cb gene encoding leucine-rich repeat-containing protein 4C: MLNKMTSYHQRQMLRGPRWKGAWFDPLFLLLLALQLLVVAGLVRAQTCPSVCSCSNQFSKVICTRRGLKDVPDGISTNTRYLNLQDNQIQVIKVDSFKHLRHLEILQLSRNHIRNIEIGAFNGLTSLNTLELFDNRLTTIPNGAFEYLSKLKELWLRNNPIESIPSDAFSRLPSLRRLDLGELKRLSYISSGAFQGLSNLRYLNLGMCNLKEVPNIQPLIRLDELEMSGNQLTVIQPSSFKGLVHLQKLWMMHAQVQTIERNSFDDLHSLRELNLAHNNLTFLPHDLFTPLHHLQRVHLHHNPWNCNCDILWLSWWLRETVPTNTSCCARCNSPPNLKGRYIGELDQSYFQCYAPVIVEPPVDLNLTEGMAAELKCRTNSVTSVSWLTPNGSIITHGALKMRISVQNDGTLNFTNVTTQDTGTYTCIVSNMLGNISASAVLNVTSVDNSGFTYFTTVTVETIETPIDGESRTPVQPSFGWASSSTTRGTPIATERAYTIPVTDIDIDGSLNGLEEVMKTTKIIIGCFVAITLMAAVMLIIFYKMRKQHHQQDHDGPSRTIEIINVHEELARVPAMESHLALPPLEHEHYNHYNSYKTAYNHVSALSSLHSSVHEPLLIQASSKDNVQETQI; this comes from the coding sequence ATGTTGAACAAGATGACCTCTTACCATCAGCGCCAGATGTTGAGAGGTCCTAGATGGAAAGGGGCTTGGTTTGACCCCTTGTTTCTCCTGCTTTTAGCCCTGCAGTTGCTTGTTGTTGCCGGACTGGTGCGAGCCCAGACCTGTCCCTCTGTATGTTCCTGCAGTAATCAATTTAGTAAGGTCATCTGCACACGCAGAGGGCTAAAGGATGTCCCAGATGGCATCTCCACTAATACACGGTATCTAAACCTTCAGGACAATCAAATCCAGGTCATCAAAGTAGACAGTTTCAAGCATCTAAGACACCTTGAGATTCTTCAGCTTAGCAGAAACCACATCCGCAACATTGAGATTGGCGCCTTTAATGGCTTAACCAGCCTTAACACTCTAGAGCTTTTTGACAATCGCCTCACGACCATCCCAAATGGCGCCTTTGAGTATCTATCAAAACTGAAAGAGCTGTGGCTTAGGAATAACCCAATTGAGAGCATACCGTCTGATGCCTTCAGTCGCTTGCCCTCCCTGCGGCGGTTGGACTTGGGAGAGCTGAAGCGTCTCTCCTACATCTCGAGTGGAGCATTTCAGGGCTTGAGTAACCTTCGCTACTTGAATCTGGGCATGTGTAACCTCAAAGAGGTCCCCAACATTCAGCCCTTGATTCGCCTGGATGAGCTAGAGATGTCCGGGAACCAGCTCACCGTCATCCAGCCCAGTTCTTTTAAGGGTCTTGTCCATCTTCAGAAGCTGTGGATGATGCACGCCCAAGTCCAAACCATAGAGCGGAACTCTTTCGATGACCTGCACTCTTTGCGAGAGCTCAACCTGGCTCACAACAACCTTACCTTTTTGCCCCACGATCTCTTCACGCCTTTGCACCACTTGCAGCGAGTGCATTTGCATCACAATCCCTGGAACTGTAATTGTGATATTCTTTGGCTGAGCTGGTGGCTGAGAGAGACCGTACCAACGAACACCAGCTGCTGCGCACGCTGTAATTCCCCTCCCAACCTCAAGGGGCGCTACATAGGTGAGCTGGACCAGAGCTACTTTCAGTGCTACGCCCCCGTTATCGTCGAACCACCTGTCGACCTCAATTTGACTGAAGGAATGGCGGCAGAACTCAAATGTCGGACAAATTCAGTGACCTCGGTCAGCTGGCTAACACCAAATGGCTCCATCATAACACATGGGGCGCTAAAAATGCGCATTTCCGTCCAAAACGACGGAACGCTAAACTTCACCAATGTCACCACCCAGGACACAGGAACCTATACTTGCATCGTAAGCAACATGCTAGGCAACATTTCAGCCTCTGCTGTCCTCAATGTGACTTCCGTTGACAACAGTGGCTTTACTTACTTCACTACGGTCACTGTAGAAACAATTGAAACCCCTATCGATGGGGAAAGTAGGACACCGGTGCAGCCTTCTTTCGGCTGGGCATCCTCCTCGACCACAAGGGGAACACCCATTGCCACTGAGAGAGCGTACACAATTCCTGTGACCGACATAGACATTGATGGCTCTCTCAATGGTTTGGAGGAGGTAATGAAAACCACCAAGATTATTATCGGCTGTTTTGTGGCCATCACGCTCATGGCGGCCGTCATGCTTATAATATTCTACAAGATGCGCAAACAGCACCACCAGCAGGATCACGATGGGCCGAGCCGCACCATTGAGATCATCAACGTCCACGAGGAGCTGGCGAGGGTTCCGGCCATGGAGAGTCACCTGGCTCTTCCGCCCCTGGAGCATGAGCATTACAACCACTATAACTCCTACAAAACTGCTTATAACCATGTGTCCGCTCTCAGCTCGCTGCATAGTTCAGTGCATGAACCTTTACTAATCCAAGCCAGCTCGAAGGATAACGTACAGGAGACGCAAATTTGA